A window of Rosa rugosa chromosome 7, drRosRugo1.1, whole genome shotgun sequence genomic DNA:
TGGGAATAGAAACCATTTGCAAACTCTATTGAAGGCAGAATTCACGTCTAAAACATCTCATTGTGTTGCATTGCAGACACTGAAGTTGGAGGATCAAGAATTTCTTGGGGAAGGCAGTTGTGTTCTTTCAGAGGTAAATTACGTTCAAATAAAGAGAGCTCATCGATATAGGTTATTTCACTGAGCTGGTGCAGTATGTGTGAAGATGGTGTCAATATCAATATTGTTATTGTTTTTGTCAATTTCTATATCTTATATTTTGCAAAAATGTTTTAACATCATTTGCTAAATGCTAAGATATATCGTGTTTGTGCACTTGTTCTCTTCTAATTGCAGATAGTGACCAAACAAAGTCGAAGTTTAACCTTGAATCTGCATAACAGAAGTGGGCGTGGAGGTTTGAGAAACTTCGGAACACTCACTGTCCATGCTGAAGAAACTATGGCTTCAAAGAGTGTTGTTGAAATAAAATTCCGTTGTTCCCAATTGGAAAACAAAGACATTTTCTCTAAAAGTGTACCTGATATGAAACCAAGTCTTAAGATACTTTTACTTGATAGTAGATacattctttgtttttttttttttcctcaaaattcTTATATTTCGTTTCAACTTCTTTTTTATAGGATCCTTTCTTAAGAGTATCTAGAATTGTTGAGAGTGGAGGTTCTGTTCCAATTTGCAAGACTGAAGTGGTGGATAACAATTTAAATCCAATCTGGAAACCACTATTCCTGAGTATGCAGCAGTTTGGAAGCAAGGTAAGCTTGCCAGTTCTGCTTACATGTTAAATACGGCTATTAGTTTAATAAATAAGGTAGAAAAATTCATGTAACTTATATTTGGTGTAggataatccattaatcatcgagtGCTTTGATTTCAACAGCAATGGCAATCATGTTCTTATTGGGTAATTATTAAAATTATtggttctatttttttttccacacTTTTTTCTTAACCTTGTACTTTTGTCTGTACAAGAAAGACGACCAACCTTTTTGAATTTACCTCTTTGTCCTATGCAGGAAACTTCAAAAATCAGTGGCAGACCTGGAGAGATTATACCAAGAAAGAAGTGGGGTGAATTTTGTCACTCCATCTTCTCATGGTCATGAAAAGGTGTTTATTCAAGCTTGCATTCCAATTCATATACTTGTATCAGACATGTCAATTTACTCACTGTTTCTTTATAATATGGCATTGTAGGTTTCAAAGGGTCAGTTGTTTGTGGATCAATTTAATGAGAAGCAACAGTTCAGCTTTCTTGATTATATTTCCAGTGGATTTGAACTTAACTTCATGGTTGCTGTTGACTTTACGGGTAAGCAATGCGTGGTATTTTCAAAATGTTTATCATTTCCAATATATTTGCATGCCTTGATACTGAATTTTCTCACAGCTTCAAATGGAGATCCTCAACAACATGATTCATTGCACTACATTGATCCATATGGCCGGTTGAATTCTTACCAGCAGGTTAGCAATCGTGGTTAATTACTAAGagtttttttaatgtttttagTGATTACGAAATGTTTCTAATAACATGCAAGGCAAGATTTGTGCCTTCATTTAATGAAATAACCTTAGGAGGTTTCTTCTGTGAGTACTTGAGTGGTATGATCTACAAATGTGATCAAGTATTATTTGCAGGCAATAACGGAAGTTGGGGAAGTCATTCAGTTTTATGATGCTGATAAACGCTTTCCTGCTTGGGGCTTTGGAGGAAGGACAGCTGGAGGGCCTGTATCGCACTGTTTTAACTTGGATGGAACTGCAACTGGCTTTGAGGTAAATTAAGAGTCTGGTTCCTCGCATATGGCTTTCCACTCTGGTTTGCGAACTTATATGCTAACCAGTATTTTTGTTATCTTGGTGATTGTTTCATTTATTTAGGTCGAAGGAGTTCAAGGCATAATGACTGCTTATGCCAGTGCCCTACACAATGTTTCTCTCTCAGGACCCACTTTGTTTGGCCCAGTGGTTAATAGGGCTGCAGAGATTGCTGGCAATTCTCTATTCCACAACAACAATAAGTACTATGTGTTGCTGATCATAACGGTAAGAGAAGGATGAGTTTTATTTGCAAGTTTTTGTTTTATGTGATCTTTGTTATTGTAATAACATAAATGCCACCTTTTGTAGGATGGGATACTTACAGACCTGCAGGAAACAACAGATGCTTTGGTTCGGGCTTCTGATCTTCCCCTCTCAGTTCTTATTGTTGGAGTAGGAAGTGCGGATTTCAAACAAATGGAGGTatgcttttgtttctttttacgAGTGATCACTTTCTCCTTATGGTACATATGTTGGTTTTTCAACAACtagaatttgatttttttttcttgaatgcCTGTCTGAATCCTTTATGTGGCAGATTCTCGATGCTGACAATGGATCGCGATTGTCAAGTTCAACAGGTCGTGTGGCTACCAGAGACATTGTACAGTTTGTTCCTATGAGAGAAGTGCAGAGTAAGTCCCAAACATctctatttttcctttccacaaCATTCATCATGTTTGAATATggattgaactttttttttttggtcataggATTGAACTTATTTATTTGTAATTAAGACGAAACTTCATTGTGGTTCTAGCAGGTGGGCGCATTTCTGCGGTTCAATCGCTTCTCGAAGAGCTGCCTGGACAGTTCTTGAGTTACATGCGCTGCAGAGACATCATGCCTCTCACTGTCCATGCAGCCCAATCGTCTGCTCCACAACTTTAGAATTGCACAAGCACAGCATTTTTGTAGATTTCGCCCAGTGTTCATTGAAATATGTTTATGTGGTCGATATTAAGTGCTGATCATTTGTTAGCATTTTTATCTCCCTTACAAGGGCAGGAATTAAGCAATTAAATCTCACAAATCTAAAATATTCTTTGTCAATATTACCAAAGACTTGACATGAAGTGCATGCATTACAAAACTCCAGtgtcttttttgtttctttcagaTTAGCGATCTCGCAGTCTGGCTACACCAAAGAACTGgaaagagaaaattttacaaatagtACTCCAAATAAAGTTCATTCATTACTTTGGTACATCACATTAGTACCTCAATTTTTAAACCCAACATAATTTTCATACCCTCCATTTATAACGAAGTCAAGTCTATTGAAACGTATGTCTTTTCATTTTCCTCTGTTGTTTTGCCGCCAACCCCCCCCCCACCTCCGACCAGAGCCACACAGTCAGACTCAGGTACTTTGCTGCAAACCAAATATTCAAGGAACCAAACCCCCCCAACATTTCTGAACCCAAATCCCAACTAATTTTCCAACCACCAAAAACTATGTCGTTTCTCCAGTAAACCATCCTCTGCTTCTCTCCAGCTTCCATTTTAACCAAACCCTCCCCAATTTTCCAATgggtaaattcctcctatggtacctgaggtattgctacttggacagtttgatacctgatgtatt
This region includes:
- the LOC133721325 gene encoding protein BONZAI 3-like isoform X3, whose product is MVVVYVKKGDGKLEELGRTEVILNSLNPAWIEKITVSYQFEVVQPLIFHVYDVDTKYHNVNVKTLKLEDQEFLGEGSCVLSEIVTKQSRSLTLNLHNRSGRGGLRNFGTLTVHAEETMASKSVVEIKFRCSQLENKDIFSKSDPFLRVSRIVESGGSVPICKTEVVDNNLNPIWKPLFLSMQQFGSKDNPLIIECFDFNSNGNHVLIGKLQKSVADLERLYQERSGVNFVTPSSHGHEKVSKGQLFVDQFNEKQQFSFLDYISSGFELNFMVAVDFTASNGDPQQHDSLHYIDPYGRLNSYQQAITEVGEVIQFYDADKRFPAWGFGGRTAGGPVSHCFNLDGTATGFEVEGVQGIMTAYASALHNVSLSGPTLFGPVVNRAAEIAGNSLFHNNNKYYVLLIITDGILTDLQETTDALVRASDLPLSVLIVGVGSADFKQMEILDADNGSRLSSSTGRVATRDIVQFVPMREVQTGGRISAVQSLLEELPGQFLSYMRCRDIMPLTVHAAQSSAPQL
- the LOC133721325 gene encoding protein BONZAI 3-like isoform X2, which produces MGGCFSDVKGGKQAVGGGAHNLQQRPINRDADSNDAVELFNRSRGVFPLYTPLELSLSATNLLDRDITSKSDPMVVVYVKKGDGKLEELGRTEVILNSLNPAWIEKITVSYQFEVVQPLIFHVYDVDTKYHNVNVKTLKLEDQEFLGEGSCVLSEIVTKQSRSLTLNLHNRSGRGGLRNFGTLTVHAEETMASKSVVEIKFRCSQLENKDIFSKSDPFLRVSRIVESGGSVPICKTEVVDNNLNPIWKPLFLSMQQFGSKDNPLIIECFDFNSNGNHVLIGKLQKSVADLERLYQERSGVNFVTPSSHGHEKVSKGQLFVDQFNEKQQFSFLDYISSGFELNFMVAVDFTASNGDPQQHDSLHYIDPYGRLNSYQQAITEVGEVIQFYDADKRFPAWGFGGRTAGGPVSHCFNLDGTATGFEVEGVQGIMTAYASALHNVSLSGPTLFGPVVNRAAEIAGNSLFHNNNKYYVLLIITDGILTDLQETTDALVRASDLPLSVLIVGVGSADFKQMEILDADNGSRLSSSTGRVATRDIVQFVPMREVQSGRISAVQSLLEELPGQFLSYMRCRDIMPLTVHAAQSSAPQL
- the LOC133721325 gene encoding protein BONZAI 3-like isoform X1, with translation MGGCFSDVKGGKQAVGGGAHNLQQRPINRDADSNDAVELFNRSRGVFPLYTPLELSLSATNLLDRDITSKSDPMVVVYVKKGDGKLEELGRTEVILNSLNPAWIEKITVSYQFEVVQPLIFHVYDVDTKYHNVNVKTLKLEDQEFLGEGSCVLSEIVTKQSRSLTLNLHNRSGRGGLRNFGTLTVHAEETMASKSVVEIKFRCSQLENKDIFSKSDPFLRVSRIVESGGSVPICKTEVVDNNLNPIWKPLFLSMQQFGSKDNPLIIECFDFNSNGNHVLIGKLQKSVADLERLYQERSGVNFVTPSSHGHEKVSKGQLFVDQFNEKQQFSFLDYISSGFELNFMVAVDFTASNGDPQQHDSLHYIDPYGRLNSYQQAITEVGEVIQFYDADKRFPAWGFGGRTAGGPVSHCFNLDGTATGFEVEGVQGIMTAYASALHNVSLSGPTLFGPVVNRAAEIAGNSLFHNNNKYYVLLIITDGILTDLQETTDALVRASDLPLSVLIVGVGSADFKQMEILDADNGSRLSSSTGRVATRDIVQFVPMREVQTGGRISAVQSLLEELPGQFLSYMRCRDIMPLTVHAAQSSAPQL